The window GTCTCTCCTGTCACTACCACAGTCTCAATCTCACCACCGCCAACGCTAATCTCTGTTTCTTGTTCCTGCACGTCTGCTGCTAAAATGCTGATGGCATGTTCCACCTGTGTCCCCTGGTTATGAAACTGAAGAGTATCTTTTTCCAGCATGATTTTGCAGGGTACGTAGTCCCTATGAAACTTGGTCATGTGCTTCCGTAGTGTCCGGGCATCTATGTAAGCTTCATTGCACACAGGACAGACATACGGTCGTTCACCAGTATGTGTCCTCACATGACGCTTCAATGAACGCGCATCGGCCCAGGCTACTCCGCAAGTTAGACATTCAAATGGCTTCACACCTGTTCTCAAAGGGAAGGCAAGGAAAAGGTGACTGTCAGCATTCATAAATACGCACAAGCAATGACGAGAAGTGACAGCGAAAACAGCAgtataaaagaacaaaagaaatactaTAATTTTTGCCATGTAAGAAAGAGACCACCTTTACCATTTCTTTACTACAATATAATGCAAGCATAACACAATCAATGGTAAGACTGTCCACAAATGCTCTGCCcaatctaatattttttttttcaaaattccttTAAATGCAGTTTCTCCCCTATTTTAAGAACGTGCTGCttaataaaattcaaattattttttgctggtGATGCCTTTCTGAAACCATGCTTTACTTAATAGAATTTGTTGCTTACATTCTTAGTCACACTTTGTTTCTGTAAATCTTACTGTACACATCTCATCAAATCAGCACTTATTCTAGCTGAGCTTGTAACGCCATCTACagctttttccctcctcctccacaccaCAGGTGTTCAAATGCTGCATCTGCTGTTTGTATAATCTTATTCTCCCCTACAATGTCTGAGTTCTGCAGCCTCTAGTACCCAATGGGGCGTATGGGTGGCAACAAACACTATTTCAATACCGGCTTTTCCTCCGTAACAGTTACTGTAAGTTTAGGCTAGATACCTATTACAGGGCACGTTCTCTGtttagaaacaaacacaaaatctcTATTTCAATAGTTATATTTAGTCATAACAGTTCTTTAAAAGAAGGCACGTTTCAAAGAAGTGTTTTTTTGCCCCGAGATAGAAGCATATATAGACTTCCAAGATAACTGGAACAACCAAATACTCAAAAATCAATATCATACTTCATGTCTAAAGTAAAAATGCacagaccttttttttattattataaaatattttcatattttcctgaaacatcATATAATTTACTGCTTGTTACAAATCATGAGGTTGACCAATTTGCAGCAGtggtccttttttttaaattcaggccAATCAGTCTCCTGGTTGAAGAGTATTTTGTTAACCGTGTGCACCTTTCAAACCGGAGAATGTTTGACATCCAATTCTTTGCCAGATATACATATTTTCATCACTTCTAAAAAAGTCCCTCTTCCATTAAAGTTCTGAGAAGCACAAACTGCCACTGTCCCTGTGTGTGACTGCTGTTTTAGAAAGATCCCAACAGCCGCTTCTGGGAAGGACTGGAAGGAAGTTAAACCAGAACTGGCATAAAACTAACTGGAGAGAATATGTAAGACCTTCTGTGCATCTTGCAACACAGGACATACACAGACTCAAAGAAACAATTACTCCTTTGTCCATCATGTTTTTAGGGGTTGAGGGACATCATGACTACTTGTGTTCTACATACCTTCATGATTGTTCATGTGTCTCCTGTATTCCCGGAGTTGTGTGAATTTTCTTCCGCAATGCTCACAAACTCGTTccagattttgttttgctcttccttttttaccATGTGTGGCTTTCTGCACATGTCTTCTGTACAAAGCTTTCTCATAAAATTCTTTACCACATATATTACACCTAAAAAGTGTTGAGAAATCTATTGAAACCACTATGCTACGCTTATGTTATGCTTTTCAAACCAAAATGCACTTTAATTAGAGCAGGCAAACTTTACTGGGAATACTGTCTCATATGACAAGTAGTTCCATAATTAGAAATAATATTCCTGGACTGAGCTATGTTTTCTCTTATTCACAGCCACAAATCTTCCACTTACCATTCTAGAGAAGTGAGATCACATACAAAGCATTTCTAACTTCATCAATTATATTTATCCTCTTAGAACTTTGTACGTATTAGTTGCAGGATTGCGCCAGCAGGTGAACAGTTGGACCACACTATCTGAAGTCATCCATCCATTCTTAAAAACTCAAGACCCCAGACAACATCGATCAATTGGTACTTCAACAATGGACTAAGCAGTTCCTTGGTGTCTGGCTGTGGATCTGCATAACCTCATATTGATAAGTACAGTTCAGTTGTTAAAGGAATTTCCTCTTACCTATAAGGATCTGTGACAGAATGAGACTTTACATGAGAATACCAGTCTTTCTTCCAACTGTAACATTTTCCACAGAACTGACATTGAAATGGCTTCACACCTAAATGTTTATTCATATGCTGCCGAAGATCTCGAGCTTCATAGAAACTCTTTTCACACCTGCAACGGTAAAGGTTTTAGCATCCTATATAAGAAAGATCTTGGTGATCCTGATTTCAAAGGCACTAGAACCCTCCCCTTTAATGGCAACTTGAGACTTTGAGAAGACAACACCTATTGTGCATCAATATCTATATAAAGCACAATCCCTTTGCAAAGTagggaaaattaaaaggaaCAGCAGCTTATCTGAAAGTCTGGAATATAACTTGAGGACCTCTGACACACTTTTGTCTGTTATGGGTAACTAttctttctgttattatttGGGGGGAATAATCAAAGGCAAACTGACTGCAAGACATCAGAAATTTGTATTATACCATGTGAACTTATGAGGATAGTAACAACTGTTTCTTCCCTTACCCAAAGAGGATTCATTATTGATACAAAGATAACTGGGACTTGTTGTTTGTAATgctcaaatgttatttttttagaaattaaaaaaataaattcagaatcCTAAAAGAAAGCATCTGAAAGTAGTGATAGTCATTCCTTAGCTTGCTGTTTGTATATCTCTAAAACCAGGCAAATTCCtagttttccttcatttatacCTTGCCATAGTATGACTATGTAAAATTACAAATCACTAGCTCCTCTTGGTATGAAAACTACAGAGGTTAGTCTAATCAAAGACATGCTTTCTCCCTTTGAAACAAATTCTGCTCTTCAGACATATTTGCTTGATCATCTGCATCTCTTCCTCATGTAACATCATAACCTGTATGACTCAAGAAAGGACAGAGGCAGAGAAATGCCAGCAAGCAAACGTGGAAGATTCACGTTCTACAGCTGATCTACCTCTTGAATGAGGGAATGTCAGAATTCCCAACCTCCAGGggaatctgaaaagaaaaaagcttccATACAGGAACAAAACTTTTAATATTATATTTCCTGGAGAATGGGCattctggagaggaaaaaggccTTCTTCACTTtcaagaaggggggggggggggcggggggcgggaagttaaaaaaaaaataaaaaggtgatGGTCCCTGAGCCACCCAAACAACCTCTTCCTCCTAGGCTGGAAAACCTGACAGCTCCAGTTCCAATGGGGCTCTCAAGGATCTTGGTTTGCAGATCCACATCAAAAAGTATCACAAAGACCCCTGAGGGTCTTGAATGGCGTTGGCACTTGGTGCTCTCCCCTCAAGGCCTGCATATTTGGAAAAGCCATTAGAGAAGTAAAAAACTCAagcaaccaccaccaccctctgACACACTCACACTACTGCAATTTAATCCAACACCTACTTCACTGGAAACTTCCACGatcattttaggaaaaaaaatcatcttaagCTTCGCTCAACTGGGCCAGAAGCTCAAACTGAAGCCTAGCAGGGAGATTTACATACCAACCCAGCAAACTAGGAAACTGAAGTCTGATTATTGCTTAGTGAAGCTCTCTAAACCATTTGTGACAACATGAATTATACTCTTAGTAGAGATCTTCACTGTAGAAGAAACAAGGACTGTGTCTGTTTTGAAGGAGCTGGGGAATCAAAATATCTTCTCTGTCAAGGTAATATTTTGCATCCATGACTGTACTGCCttgagtaaaaataatttattttaaaaatatatttttctgtcaaaaccaaAATTGCCTTTCCTAGTATGTTTCATTAAACAGTTTGGTCCCCGTTAAGGACCCTGTTAGCTCtatttgttgtttttctaaGATCACTATTTTTAGCATTAcaaagcattaaataaaaacattggtGACAGAATTAAAGTGAGTATTCAGCAGTTAGAAAGTATTATTTTTGCTAGCATGCAGCACACACTACCAGGGATACTTTAAATAATACTTTAGATGAAAACTTTCATTAAAACTATGAACTGCATACAGGCAATCATATAAACTGTACAACCCCTCTTAATACCTGAGAGAGTTTTCTAGAGACCTAACTGACAGTTTGGAAATTAAGTACCATTTGTGCTTTTGCAGGTCACTTGAAAAGTTCTCCTATAGGCTGCTCGGTCATGGAAAAAGTATCCATGTTTTGCTAACACACTAGGAGACACCCTCTTTCCAGTTACAGAGTTTCTGCTAAACTCAAGTCCATAATGCAAAGATACTTAGGTGGTCATGTAAGTTTTATAATCAAGTTAACTGCAATAGTCAGTGAATCTTAATTTATGATgttcctgcagagctgtttgctaAACATAGTGTATACTGCAGCGCACACAAGTACATGACATCATAGACTGTATAGGAAATTTTCACCTTAAACTGAAATCGACTATCACAGTAAAAGAGGGCAAGAACAGGCTGAAGGCCCTTGGCTTCTGACAAGTTCACCACTCTTCTATCTGTCCTACAAGGGAGCtttaaaaccacatttaaaaaCTACTGACTGCAGCTACAAGCGCACACACGctcatttaaaaacaactgTATGAAACTAGAGCTAGGTAACAGTTAAAAATCAAGCTTTTGCTCTCCAATGCAGGTATTGACAAAAGtgcaattttacttttaaagtgTAAATGTCTAATTCCAGGCCAGTGAACAGTTTTACACTACAATAAGGAGCtacttttaatctttaaaattactAAGACTATTAGTGTTAAGAGAAAAAGCCCACCAAAAAACTCCCCACCAACCAACTTACTGAGTGCACTGATATCCGCGAACTTCAGGCTTTGGCTGGTGTTTCTTTATGTGTTTACTGAGTCCTGATGCCCTATGGAAAGATTTTCCACAGATGGAGCAAAGATATTTGGATTCTcctggcaaaaaaagaaaacaaaacattacaaAGCCAGGCTTCTGCATCTCTAGAGTGCTTTGTGagagtgtttttttttcttctcatttaatttctcttaagTAATCAGAGCAGCGGTACAAAGAGAAGTTGGTTTAATTACACACAGATGGAATTTTTAAGTGTATTTTGTATGTTCCAATGTAATGATACGCAGAGGGGGGAACAGCAACTCTAAATTACTTTATTGCATGTTTTCAAACACAGGTACAACATTGCAGCTACTAATTGGTCATGAAATGTAAACAGtctaaaaaaaattcacctCTTGTGtgagaaaaacccaaaccaaccacaaTTGCTTGTGTTCATATAATATGCAACTTCTCTAGCAATGCAGTATTGCTTATGGATGACTTAAATCTTGAATTTGTGGAATAACAccttaaaataagttttctgcTTGAATTCATCAATTTAGGAGTGCTGAGTACTAATATAAATTCCTTCATTTCTAGAACAAATTGTCTTAACAAAAACAGTCTCTTTACTTTTGATTCCGCCCAACTCAGGAAACAAGAAATAGACAATTTCTACACATTACAATTTTAAATCTCTGCTTGTATTAAATTATTGTCATCTTTCACATGCTAAGATCTTTAAAGATACCGAGTTTTATAAAATTTTAGTATTAGTACAGCAAGTCTTGTAAAACATATGCAGAGATTCTCAGAGATTTAACTTAGCACGGTTTCCTCTGAAAAGACAGGCTGGAAGTGTAAGTGCTCCAGAACCTGTTGCCTATCTTTGTTGAATTGATATGATACAGGCATAAATATGTACGTAAAAACATAGGAACAGACCAACCATGATTCCCTGTTCTTGTATAGAACATTTGGATAATAACATTAAACTACTGTAAAGTAAgcccagaaaataaatgtaaaatgactACCCACAGCTACATGATCAGtagaacaaaaaggagaaactactatttttttaaacagttcctTTGATACTGAAGAACAATGTTAAAGTTCAGCAGCATACAACAACCAACCAAAGTAAAAGGAGTCTCTTTCTCATCACTTACCTGTATGAATGCTCATATGTTCCTGAAGACTTCTTTTTGTGACAAAAGACTTTTCACACAAGTCACACTTGAACTGTTTCTGTACTTCATGGAGAGCTAAGTGCATTTTTAATCCATGCTTATACGTAAAGGTCTTTCCACAAACCTAAAAAAATCCATATCCAGTGGAATAGGACAAATAAAACTCATTATGTAATAGGTGTTTAACTTCAAATAGAACAAAACCACCTGTATTTCTTGGGAACCCGGATGGCCAAGCCTGTGATTTTGCACCAGTGGCAGAACTggtctgttaaaaaaagaatattcaagGGGAAGGCATTCTTCTAGACACAGGAATATGAACTTTCATGATTCAACTTCATTCTAGTTTTCTCAGTCTTGGACTACAAGAATTTTCATCAGGAATGTTACAGTAGTTTTCCCCATTCTGAAGTGACCTAAATTAACCTGAATTTTAAGACAGAGTGTCAATACTAAAATATcaagaaaacattaataatttaattacagAGTAAAAGGACTTTCTCTTTACCTTGCATGCATGCGGTTTTACACCTGTATGTTTCAGCATATGTATTCTGAGAGAATAGAGCTTAGGTAGAGTTCTCCCGCATATATCACATATAAATTCCCGTTTAGTTCTCCCTTTCACTGACGATGTGCCTGTCTCTTCTACACCAGAGGCTGCAGCGTTCACTTCCGTCTTCCGAGTGTGCCGGACGAGATGGGCTCGCAGGGAGGCACCATACTGGAATTCTTTTTTACACAactgggaaaggaaatattacaactttactttgcatttaatgctccaaaattatttaaaaaaaaaaaaaaaaaggtaatcaAAGGTTTTAAGTATAGCAATATGATTAGCTGGGTCTATAGCCTGACTCCAATAGGCATTTTATCTCAGGTTAATTAATAGTtgtaaattttgaattttacaGCTACCAACAGAACCACTGATCACTTCCCAATGAGGCTAACTTCCAGGCTAATCTGAACGCAGTTGCAAATTTACTGTTAAGGTTAGAAGTAAAGCCCACTCCAGCACTGTCCTGAGCAGCAAGCACACTCCCATGTCACACGGTGCTGTCAGACCATGTGGCTTCACCACGTTTTACCCCACCCCATCCAGATCAGGGCTGCATCCGTCTCTGAAATCCGTAAGGAAAGTAAATACACGCATGGAAAgaggcaagaaaaataattacgaATGTAATTACTGAATGAATTTTCCTAAAGAGGGAGGTTTATGgatgaagaaaaccaaacttaCTGGGCATTTATAATCTTTCGACCTTTCATGTTTCAGTGTGTGCATTATAAGTGCATAGCGCCGCTGGAACACCATTCCACACTCGGTGCATTTGTGCTGAGGTTCTACTTCATTATTTTCCGTGGTTTCTCTTTTGggctgtttcatttttttccctctttgtacCAGCTTCATGGCAACCTAAGTTGGAAAAACATAACCCTTGCATGAACTTTACTACACTGTGTATTTCCTTTGCAAGTTAGTACTAAAAGCTGATGCTTCTGTGTGTTACTATACCACCTAATTTTGCTCGGTTTACTCAGCTGCTAGAAAGTTACCCCCTTTCAGTTCACTGCAAAACTACCGATCTCATAGTGGGTGAAAAATTGGTCTTGTTTTAAAACCATAAACTGATTATCATTATAGGCAGACAATGACTTACCAGTTCAGAGACAACTAACTACTCAAACCTGAGTAACTGCCTAAGTGAGAGCTAAGGGATAGTTACAGAGGAACCACAAGGTACTGCCAGTCACAATTTCTATCAACTGTTTCCAACCCTTTCCTAGGCTCCAACTTCCCTTTTCAGGATTTACATTTGCTTTACTACAAAAGTCATCAgactaaaaacaaacaaacaaaaagcgGCCCAGTTAATTTTTACCAGCCAGCAAAAACTGAGTTATTAATAACCTGTGAAAAAATTTACAGTATTTAAGCAAAGTTCTTTCTGGTTAGGAGCATTCCAGCTTTACtactggtttttttgttaggcgttaatgttttctgttaggCAGTATTGGCAGCACTACCTGGAGCTGAtaatcttgttttcctttgtagaAATTTGCTGTCAAATTCTTTAAAAGCCAAGTTGTAAGTGATCAGGCTGAAATTCCCTGTATCAGGTATCTCCCCTTCAGGCTTCTGAGAATAAGGCAAGTGAAAAAAGTACAAGCAtcctcatttcttcttcctgttctctCAAGTGAGGTATCTAACAGTTTTTGAAGACATGCTAGCCCTTCCATGTCTCTcaaaaacaaactgaaactcAACACAgggacaatatttttttttttttaattttgctgttgttcTGAAAACTTATGCAAACTTGGCTAAACTGTGAaggcacaaaaataattttgttcagtAGATGATTAGTAAGAGCTTGGAAAATAATCCATTCATACAAAGCACGCCTCATCCCTAATATCTCCGTGTCAGCTGCAATTACTGCAATTCCAAAGtcagcagcatttttcttgCAACCTCTCTTTCCTGTTATTCTTCCAGCATCAAAACTGGGAACTCAGGAAGGAGCGTCCCCTTCCCAATGCTTATACAAAATCCAGTACCATGGCAGGGAGTTGAGGGATGCATGAGACAAAAATGCTAAAAGCTATGAAGCAAGTTAGGAAAGCAGAAACTTATTCCTGAGTCAAATTCTGAGCAATTATCTatactaatttcttttttccccataggtGGCCACTGTCTATAGACCTCATCCGTCAAGGGACCAGATGtacaaactgcaaaataaagttAACAGGGGCTCTTCCTGAAGGTAGATATTCCCCCCTcccaaaacagaacaaaaacatgTCATTTTCCAACCATCATAAATAGGTTGCTCAAATATTTTGATTGTGCTAGTTTTAGCAACTGGGCTTGAATTTGTCCCTCTGTAAAAGGCGACTAATGCTACAATTTCTATCTACAATGGTGTTGTAATGATGACAAATTATCCCCGTCTGGGGGACTGGTGGCTCTAGTATGTAAACATCTCACGGAATGCTTCTGGAAATTAACAGTTCTTCATAAGATTTAGCCAACATACAATGAGCAAGGCAAAGTGTACTGTGTCACAAAAATGGATGTATTTATGCTCAGGGAGGTGAATGTCAGCTATCCACAGGCACTAAAAGAGCAAAGGCTCCTGAAGGGGAAAGAGTAGGAAgactgtttcattaaaaaaaaaaaaaaaattgaaacaactAGTTCAATTACTAAACATTTAATATGTCCGAGTGCTAGAGTTTTTAATACCAGTTCTctttgaacctttttttttctaactgacCCCAATCTGAAGGTAGTAGGACTGCATTATTGTAACTTATGACTGTATCTTAAGATCTACATCGGATGTCAAATTTTTCATCCCcaatgctttgttttcaagtCTTAACAAATGTAGGGTCTCGCTTCTCTAacagataaatacatttgtCTATGACTGACATACACACATGCTAGTTAAGCATTAAATTCCCAGATCATTAAGAATTTTAGGGAGAAGATACACCTTCTGTCCAACCATAAGAAGCTGTGAGAAGATACTCAAGCTGGGCTAAGGTCACCGAACATTCTAAATTTCTTCAATATGGAAGGAATTTTGACGCcaatggttggggtttttttgcaccaCAACTGTCACAACTCAGACGTTACTTTGGTTTGCAGTAATGTTAATcactcaaaaaaagaaaaacatttgccaGACAGTGCTTGGAATCGGGAAACAGTCTTTTCAGATTGGTCTCGAAACACTGGGCGATTACTGACAACAGGCCTAAAGACAGATAGAATACCTGCTGTATCGCAGATTTAGGATTTGTCTTtctattttgcagttttttttcaattcctttATGCAATCTGATATATCCCCCTTCACTAACAGAACGCTGGCGAAGCTTGCTTTTGTAAGTATCATCTTGGCTGGAAGCTAAGCTTTCCGGTTGTGAAACTGAAACGCTCTGTTCTTTACTTTGCCTGCCACGCTTTTGCTTGAGCGTTTCTGAGGAGTCTTCAGAAGCAGTGTCCACATTTGCTTTACCACTTTCATTTTGGTCTGtcttaatttccattttacttTGCATGTCCATGGCTTCCACCGCCGACGGCTCAGCTTCTATGACAGACACAGAGCTATTTGAAACGCTCTCTAGCAGCTGCATCTTGATGtaattttcagctgtttcaCACTGTTCTGAAGGCTTCGAAAGATCATCTGGAGCAATGTCCATAGGCTCTGGAGGCAGGAGTTCAGGCTggagtgctgctgcttcctctggcccagcagaggaaggagctcCATTCACAGCTACTGGCGCTTCGCTGGCTGCCAGCTCAGGTTGCTCAGTACCATCCACGGGCTGCGTCTCAACTTCAGTCTGCTCTGTTAAATTTTGTGTTGACTCTACTGTTTGAATATCTCCCTTTTGGTACACCGtaatttgtttctcttccatCTGTTTGTGCACGTTTTCACAGATTTCAAGGACCTCTGACATGAAGAGATGCCGGGCAAGCATGGCCACTTCTGCCATACTACAGAAGTCAAAAGTTAATTCTGAAGTATAAGCAAATTCCAATAGAGGCAGGAAACTGGACTTGCAGAACCCTACCAGGAATAAAACAAGAGATTAGACCAAACACTGATGACCCCAAATTACAGCAAAATATCCCATGTGGGACACAACAGTTCACCTTTGACATAGTTAAGTCTGAAATTTAGAGCAAAACAACACACTTGCAAGAAACACTGAagcccctctgctggactcAAATTAATTGTCATTTATGCAAAAGTGTCCTCATGTATTTTCTACATTGACGTAAGCTCAGACACCGTTTCCAATAAGTAAGGAAGGTATTTTCACAATGAAATTCTCTAGAAGAATGTTTCAAGATACTGGGAGAGTCACAATATTTTTGAAGCAGATTAACCAAAGTCTTTCTGGACCTGCTACAGTCAGAAAGTAGCCAGGACTTAAGTAACAACTGACGTGGCATAAAAATATGACAAGAAAGTggctaatgaaaaaaataaaggtacaGATATATAGATAGAAATGcttaaaaagaagcatttggTATAATTTTCCACAGTTCTGTAAATCacaaatcaaatatttaattcagGGGACCTTCTGGACCATCATACTAGAAATCTATTGTTCATGCATTTCTATTGTTCATGCAGAGACAGACACAGTTAAGAAACTCATGAGAAAGCAATGCAGTAGGCATATGTTCTGTACAATATTCTTCATCACTACAAAGCTATTTTTAGAACACTTATTTTAGGATTGTCTCCTATCTTTAAGGTACCAGAAGGTTTGAGAAATAAGTAGAAACACATATAACAGTGTTTCACAGACATAAGAAACAATTTAGGTTTTGTTCAGCAAAACAGCTCTCTGAGAAGCTAGTCAATATCCCCTCTTGATGTATTCAAGTATTTGATTATGTTCCCTTTTTTTATCCTTGTGATTAACACAAGGATAAAACATGCCTAAGCAAGGTAAAAATCAATCCAAAGCTTCTCAGAAATTTTAAGATGAAATCTGATAGTCCATTCAATATGGAAGAACAGATTATGCAAAACCAGAGCAATCACTTTAGCATTAAAAtgcacacaaaataattttagatgaaaagagagaaaaaagcaagataaaATATGCAGTTGTCTTGAACACTCAAAAAAGACTGAATCAAATACTGTACACCTTACTTAGGATATTATGATTTCTAGCTTTGAAACCCACAACAATTCACCTGACAGATCCACTACAGCTTCATGACTAGACACAGCTCCCTTTTCAATGAAGAGCTCTCGGAAGTACTCGCTGTTGGCTGCCAAGACAGATTTGTGAGCTTTGTACTCCTCTCCTTCAATCAGCAGAGTCACATCACAGAACTGATTGGAAAGCCTCTGCTGATTCAGTTGGTTTAAGACTGACAGACAATGTTTGGAAGATGACTGCTTCACAAGGCCCTTACTGTCAACCTGTCATAAACAACATTACGAGAACTTCATTACATTTAGACTGTGCCTTTTTAAGCATtcacactgaaacacagaaaaggatTATTTTCTGCAACCGTACAATCAGTTCAAGCCTgtataataataaataagctTAACTTCATTTATAATAATAAAGGTTAACTTTACTattggtttctttctttaaatacatcAACTCTCACCCTCCCTTGAAACACAGTTAAAACAGACAACTGGAAAAATGGGAAGACATGGGTATTCAAACAGTTCCTTGAACGTATTTTTCAATGTTACAGTCTGAAACGGTTTCTAGATTCAAAAGTCTTTACACGCATACAAGCCTGCAGTTATCatcaataattttatatataaatatagcaTCATTTATTAAGGAACAGATGTAGATTCCATGAGAATCTTGTATGTGATGCTTTACTACTTATACTTTTGCCATTCATTTTCCCTTGGGTCCTATATACACAAAGAGGAATCAGAGTGATTTTACTTTCCAAATATGACGTACTATAGTTAATTTCATGTCATATACACCAGTAACCCATTTCCACATATTGAATATCTTTGGCAAAATTTATGTCGTCTTATTATTGCAAGACTATCACAACAATGGAAAATAAGTATGTGACTAAGGACACATTAACAAACATCTTAAATACATTCAGATGTAAACAATGGTACTTACAAATACAAGCTCATGCTTCGCTATTGGCTTCTTCTTCACAGGCTTTGGGGATGCAGCTGGGATTGATGTTGTATTACTCAATTCATCATCTGTTTCATTACCATCTTCGTGAGATTTTGCATCCAGTCCTAGTTCCTCCAGCATTTCAGAAGGATCTGTCAGAGATCTAGAGCGATCTAGCTTTTCCTGGCACTTGCTGCATTCTTTAATGTAATCTTTAACCTGCTTAAGAATAcctaagaaaaattaaaggagCTTAATTAGACTTCTAATCTTCACTCAATTTACCTTAAACATGTAATTAAATATGTAGGTGATTAGCAAAACAATATTACACGCTTatggagaaaaatgaagttgGTCACCTATACTTTCCTTCTCCGACTTCTTTTTACCAGTTTTGCTTCTCTCACACTATTGTATGATACTGTATGTCA of the Grus americana isolate bGruAme1 chromosome 1, bGruAme1.mat, whole genome shotgun sequence genome contains:
- the ZBTB11 gene encoding zinc finger and BTB domain-containing protein 11; this translates as MSSEESYLAILRYLTNEREPYAPGTEGNAKRKIRKAAACYVVRGGTLYYQRRQRDQQRFAELEVVLQAERRARLIRAAHLAPDGAHRTRLQTWQGLSQKYWWRGILKQVKDYIKECSKCQEKLDRSRSLTDPSEMLEELGLDAKSHEDGNETDDELSNTTSIPAASPKPVKKKPIAKHELVFVDSKGLVKQSSSKHCLSVLNQLNQQRLSNQFCDVTLLIEGEEYKAHKSVLAANSEYFRELFIEKGAVSSHEAVVDLSGFCKSSFLPLLEFAYTSELTFDFCSMAEVAMLARHLFMSEVLEICENVHKQMEEKQITVYQKGDIQTVESTQNLTEQTEVETQPVDGTEQPELAASEAPVAVNGAPSSAGPEEAAALQPELLPPEPMDIAPDDLSKPSEQCETAENYIKMQLLESVSNSSVSVIEAEPSAVEAMDMQSKMEIKTDQNESGKANVDTASEDSSETLKQKRGRQSKEQSVSVSQPESLASSQDDTYKSKLRQRSVSEGGYIRLHKGIEKKLQNRKTNPKSAIQQVAMKLVQRGKKMKQPKRETTENNEVEPQHKCTECGMVFQRRYALIMHTLKHERSKDYKCPLCKKEFQYGASLRAHLVRHTRKTEVNAAASGVEETGTSSVKGRTKREFICDICGRTLPKLYSLRIHMLKHTGVKPHACKVCGKTFTYKHGLKMHLALHEVQKQFKCDLCEKSFVTKRSLQEHMSIHTGESKYLCSICGKSFHRASGLSKHIKKHQPKPEVRGYQCTQCEKSFYEARDLRQHMNKHLGVKPFQCQFCGKCYSWKKDWYSHVKSHSVTDPYRCNICGKEFYEKALYRRHVQKATHGKKGRAKQNLERVCEHCGRKFTQLREYRRHMNNHEGVKPFECLTCGVAWADARSLKRHVRTHTGERPYVCPVCNEAYIDARTLRKHMTKFHRDYVPCKIMLEKDTLQFHNQGTQVEHAISILAADVQEQETEISVGGGEIETVVVTGETLEAIEAVAATEECTSVSTLSDQSIMQVVNYVLAQQQGQKMAEVAQAIETVEVEVAHVTKTE